CGCCCGCCCAGCCGACGGCCTTCCACAGCGTGTTCACCGGTACACCCTGGTCACGCGCGGGCGGTACATGCCGGTGACGATCTCGTAGTCGATGGTGCCGGTGGTGTCGGCCCACTCGCGGACCGTGGGCTCACCGCGCTCGCCGGCACCGAACAGCACGACCTCGTCGCCCTCGGCGGGCCGGTCGTCACCGCAGTCGACCACGACCTGGTCCATGCAGACCCGGCCGACGACCGGGCGGCGCCGACCGCCGAGCCACACGTGCATCCGGTTGGACAGGGCGCGCGGCACGCCGTCCGCGTACCCGACGGGGACCAGGGCCAGCGTGGTGTCGGACTTGGCGGTCCAGGTCATGCCGTAGGACACGGACTCGCCGACCGCGATGCGCTTGGTGAGGGCGACGGACGAGCGGAACGTCATCACCGGGCGCAGGTCGGCCGGGACCGGGACCGGGTTGAGGCCGTAGACCGCGATGCCCGGCCGGACGAGGTCGAAGTGCAGGTCCGAGCGGGTGAGGAGGGCGGCGGAGTTGGCCAGGTGGCGGAGCGGGTCCAGACCGGCGGCGCGGGCCTCGCGGAAGGCGTCGTCGAAGCGCGCGGCCTGGGCGTCGGTGCCCGGGTGGCCGACCTCGTCGGCGACGGCGAGGTGCGACCAGACGGCGTGGACCCGCACGTTGGGGGTCCTGGCGGCCTTCTCGACCAGTTCGGGCCAGTCGGCGGGCGGGCAGCCGCCGCGGGAGAGACCGGTGTCGACCTTGAGGTGCACGCGGGCCGTGCGGCCGGCCCTGGTGGCGGCGTCCGCGATGTCGTCGAGCTGCCGGGGTGAGGACGCCGACAGGTCGATCCCCTGCTCCACGCCGGGCGCGTAGTCCGTTCCGGGCGGGTCGAGCCAGGCGAGGATCGGCGCGGTGAGCCCGGCGGCCCTGAGCCTCAGCGCCTCGTCCAGCGAGCAGGAGCCGAGCCAGGCGGCCCCCGCCTGCACCGCGGCCCTCGCCACCTCCACCGCCCCGTGGCCGTACCCGTCCGCCTTGACGACGGCCATGGTCCCGGCTCCCGGCGCGAGCGCGTCGAGGTGGGCGACGTTGTGCCGGAGGTTGTCGAGGTCGATCACGACCTCAGCGCGAGGAGCAGCCATAACACCGCTCATGGTGACACAGCCCGCGAGTCGTGCGTTCAAGCCGGGCGAGTCGTACGTCCAAGCCGCGCGAGTCGTGCGTCCAGGTCCGGTGAGTTGCACGTTCAGGTCCGGTGAGTTCCATGTTCAGGTCGGGAGGCCCTGGTCCCGAACGCAGAACTCGGTGGTCCTGAACGTACGACTCGCGCGGCGCGAACGTACGACTCGCGCGGGAGGAACGTACGACTCGCGGGTCAGGGGGTGCGGGTGGTGCGGATGGCGTCGGGGAGGGCGTGGAGGAGGGCGGAGGCGGGGATGGGGGCCCCGTCGGCGGCCAGGGCGGCAGCGAGGGTGTGGACGCGGGTGGCGCAGGCCGCGGCCAGGGCGGGGTCCAACCCGGCTGCCAGGAGGGAGCCCAGGACGCCCGACAGGACGTCGCCCGAGCCCGCGGTGGCGGCCCAGGAGTTGCCGGCCCGGTTGACGAGGGTGCGGCCGTCGGGGGACGCGATCACGGTGGCGTGCCCCTTGAGGAGGACCACGGCGCCGAACTTGTCCGCGGCACGTCGGGCGGCGGCCACGCGGTCCTCGCCCACCGGGCCGGCCAGGCGTTCGTACTCGCGATCGTGCGGGGTCAGGACGAGCGGGGTGTCGGGGTCGCGCGCGTCCCACAGGTCGGGGTTGTTGGCGAGCATGGTGATGGCGTCCGCGTCCGCGCACACCGGGACGCCCGCCTCCAGGACGGTGCGGAGCACCTGCTCGGACCCGAGGCCGGTGCCGAGCCCCGGACCGACGACCCACGCCTGCACGCGGCCCGCGTCGGTGATCGAGCCCGTGCAGATCGCCTCCGGCCAGTGCGCCCGCACGGCCTCGGCCGCCGGACCCGCGTAGCGCACCAGCCCCGACGTGGACAGCAAGGACGCGCCGGTGGCCAGCACCGCCGCACCGGGGTAGGTCGACGAACCGGCGGCGACGCCCGTCACGCCCTGCGTGTACTTGTCCGAGTCGGGGCCGGGGACGGGCCAGGCCGCGCCCACGTCCGCCGGGTCGAGTTCGAGCAGGTCGGGACCGGGGAGCGC
This region of Saccharothrix longispora genomic DNA includes:
- a CDS encoding NAD(P)H-hydrate dehydratase: MRGLWTTARVRAAEERVMAAVPPGALMRRAAFGVAVVAAELLAGRRRVGLLVGAGNNGGDALWAGYHLRKRGVTVTAVLLEPSRAHAEGLAAFRRAGGRVVDRLGPVDLVVDGIVGLSARGPLRPDAAAHVAGLDAPVLAVDLPSGVDPDTGHVAGPAVRAHTTVTFGCLKPVHALADCGDVRLVDIGLADALPGPDLLELDPADVGAAWPVPGPDSDKYTQGVTGVAAGSSTYPGAAVLATGASLLSTSGLVRYAGPAAEAVRAHWPEAICTGSITDAGRVQAWVVGPGLGTGLGSEQVLRTVLEAGVPVCADADAITMLANNPDLWDARDPDTPLVLTPHDREYERLAGPVGEDRVAAARRAADKFGAVVLLKGHATVIASPDGRTLVNRAGNSWAATAGSGDVLSGVLGSLLAAGLDPALAAACATRVHTLAAALAADGAPIPASALLHALPDAIRTTRTP
- the alr gene encoding alanine racemase codes for the protein MAAPRAEVVIDLDNLRHNVAHLDALAPGAGTMAVVKADGYGHGAVEVARAAVQAGAAWLGSCSLDEALRLRAAGLTAPILAWLDPPGTDYAPGVEQGIDLSASSPRQLDDIADAATRAGRTARVHLKVDTGLSRGGCPPADWPELVEKAARTPNVRVHAVWSHLAVADEVGHPGTDAQAARFDDAFREARAAGLDPLRHLANSAALLTRSDLHFDLVRPGIAVYGLNPVPVPADLRPVMTFRSSVALTKRIAVGESVSYGMTWTAKSDTTLALVPVGYADGVPRALSNRMHVWLGGRRRPVVGRVCMDQVVVDCGDDRPAEGDEVVLFGAGERGEPTVREWADTTGTIDYEIVTGMYRPRVTRVYR